From the genome of Solanum lycopersicum chromosome 7, SLM_r2.1:
atctttagttgCCAAACTTCCTTTAAGTACTCCTTTGCAACTTGCCTTCACACATATACATGTACAAATTCATTAGGAAAAACTTTGCATGTATTTGTGTATATCATCAAATAACTTACTTGTATGTGGGAGGATTATCTGGCCAAAAGTGATAGCTTTGTGGAACTAGACCACCATAGTGCCTGAAAAAGTCCCTCCAATGAAGGGCATGCTTTCCTGTAGTGTTGAAGCTTGTTCCGTATATAACTGGATCCATCACATTTTCTGAACAATATCTCATTTTCTCTTCTAACGGGAGATTGAAAAACTCTTCTACCACTTTAAGCATTTCATCCATGATAGAGGTCCTTATACCATGATTACTCACCTAATGTGCGTATTTATTATCACTAAAAATcaatagtataatttataaaagagaAAGAGTTGGAAAATTACGTACCATAAAGAATCCCCAATGAGCACAAGCAGAAGAGATGGCATGTATAGTTGATAGTCTTTGTTCATCAGTTCCATTGAGTCCACTCAAATCTATAACTGGAGTGGAACCTTCAATGGCCAATGATGGCCTTTCATCTTCTGGAATTGGCAAAACAAACTGGGAAGGCACCattttcatcttctttgaaTTTTCAACTAAGTACTTTACACCTTTTTTATAATCAATTTCCATAGtaggaaaaggagaagaagtAACTATTAGAGCCATTAACTTGGCTGTTGGATGAGATGAGGCTTTATTGATCAAGTTTTTTCGGAAGAAACGATGCTCTTTCACTACTTTCTCTTTGCCAAGCGTTACGTTTTTGGTCTTTGGAGCAATAGGCCTTGTGGCATTGTACATGCACATTGAGCCAAAAATATTTGGAACCTAGCTAACTGAAAAAGATGCTTTTTTAGCCCACCTTCATTTAGTTTGTTGGTCTCGTAGAGCCAATTCGCAAGCCTTAAAAGTCATTTCGCGGGctgtgtattttaaaaatatttattatatatttttttaattaatgttttactTGTTAAGATTTTGTcagtaaatatttttgaaatatcaatataaaataatgctatattactttcatatctTTTACATGTTAGGATCAACCAccactaaaaaaatttatcagcCCAAGTTCATTACttcattataattatgaatcattgaattcttttattttcgTTTTTCTGCCTAACTTTTTCAATTCTACTTTATTGTCTTGTTTATGAAAATAGTTATCAAGTAATGTGTTTTTGCTCGAATGAATCTTATGAATGTTGCACTTGGCTATATGTATTTGTTTTGTAAATATTCATTTAagtatatgttatttattttttgtaaatattcaCTGAAGTTAAGTGTAATTCTCCCTAAAAATTTCGAAAGATATCACAACATAAGAAAATCAAAGCTAAGAAATTAGTACAATTTTTGTCATCTGCTTTCCTACATCATCTTCCTTTGGTTATTCAAGTGATACAAATTTAAAGCATCTTCTACTATACTAGTACAATTATTAGTAATataacttttgtttttttaattaccttttacatatatgaaaagaaataaggaaTAATTGGTACAACCCACAACACTACATTATATCTACCTATCtaagtttttatattttcaatcgGATAATTTACCCAAGTGTTTAAAAAAACTCTTAAGTTTATTATACACTCGATAAATAGCATTATAAAAATTACAACAATGTTTACAAACTCTATATACAATATTATACCcccaaatatacaaatattattcaACATTATAAGAAGTGCTTATATGCCcagtttattttataatattatacacTATTATACAAGCACGCTCTTCGTCTTATTCCGTAGATCCATTCAAAACACCTAAGTTTCACATTCAGACTACTCAATGTATTTTACAATATTATACACTATTATACAAATCTTTTGCAGTATTATTCACTCGAAATATAGCTTATATGTTAAAATGTGGTTTTCAAACTTCGAAGAACCGAGAGAGACTTTATGTATCCTAATAAATGTATATAGACACAGGAACTTTTATGTATACACACACCGAAGTTACTCTTGTCAcattatgttatgtatattaatagatgaagaggaaatttcacaaatagccaataaaataaatatagttttttAATTACGATTCGTCGCTACATGTTAA
Proteins encoded in this window:
- the LOC101258572 gene encoding protein DOWNY MILDEW RESISTANCE 6-like, which gives rise to MCMYNATRPIAPKTKNVTLGKEKVVKEHRFFRKNLINKASSHPTAKLMALIVTSSPFPTMEIDYKKGVKYLVENSKKMKMVPSQFVLPIPEDERPSLAIEGSTPVIDLSGLNGTDEQRLSTIHAISSACAHWGFFMVSNHGIRTSIMDEMLKVVEEFFNLPLEEKMRYCSENVMDPVIYGTSFNTTGKHALHWRDFFRHYGGLVPQSYHFWPDNPPTYKQVAKEYLKEVWQLKIKIFRAISEGLGLDPDFIERSLGDEGTQMIASNYYPTCPEPNKTLGLAPHSDQSGLTILMDNGVPGLQIKHNQTWYSVPHVPGTFVVNLGDYLEILSNGKYKSVEHRAVVNAEAARVSIAVGHGPEMDTIVQPASPLIKEKSESKYRSIVYKDYVRAQQSTTKRGKVTLDEIMNNNI